A window of Sebastes umbrosus isolate fSebUmb1 chromosome 3, fSebUmb1.pri, whole genome shotgun sequence contains these coding sequences:
- the rhbdd2 gene encoding rhomboid domain-containing protein 2: MIRTENFKMIFQVFKDLVPVLTSGILTVVLLSCVLFCIQTYVDLTEGVFSVGATVFLNGHLHRLFTYPFYHKTSAQLLLNITALVFLSGSLEKGVGTVRFLMLFLLLSTTTGLFYSFLDLLLQGDSSSSQSHTEGLVPVALACVALTTMHTKMTKGFLCGVSFPTMALPWVLLIITTALIPHTVLPCNIIAILVGWMYGKGWFSRLDVSEARAGTLEKMMPFRLLRSIRGVKFVPASTEERRKTVLPQINPTPGSYPVQAYAPLSSINTAANIHEGWSNSTSALSSATPPLDPHGHGSPHSFGLSHGHGSDSEHSFGQSCNHDHGHSHGHDHGHSHGHSHSHGHDHGHGHSHGHS; this comes from the coding sequence ATGATACGAACTGAGAACTTTAAAATGATCTTTCAAGTTTTCAAAGACTTGGTTCCTGTCCTCACCAGTGGGATTTTAACTGTGGTGCTTCTATCATGTGTTTTGTTCTGCATCCAAACATATGTGGACCTCACCGAGGGGGTCTTCAGTGTTGGTGCCACTGTGTTTCTAAATGGACACCTCCACAGGCTCTTCACGTACCCTTTTTACCACAAAACCTCTGCCCAGCTCCTCCTGAACATCACAGCCTTGGTGTTCCTCAGTGGCAGCTTGGAGAAAGGTGTTGGCACCGTCCGCTTCCTGATGTTGTTCCTCCTGCTGTCCACCACCACAGGCTTGTTTTACAGCTTCCTGGATCTTCTTCTGCagggtgacagcagcagcagccagagtcACACCGAGGGGTTGGTTCCTGTGGCTCTGGCGTGTGTGGCTTTAACCACCATGCACACTAAAATGACTAAAGGATTCCTGTGTGGAGTCAGTTTCCCAACCATGGCTCTCCCTTGGGtgctcctcatcatcaccactGCCCTCATTCCTCACACGGTGCTCCCCTGTAACATCATCGCCATCCTGGTCGGGTGGATGTACGGGAAAGGATGGTTCTCTCGTCTGGACGTGTCTGAGGCCAGGGCTGGCACTCTGGAGAAGATGATGCCTTTTAGGTTGTTGAGGAGCATCAGGGGGGTGAAGTTTGTCCCTGCTTCcacagaagagaggaggaagaccgTCCTTCCACAGATCAATCCAACACCTGGGTCCTACCCGGTCCAGGCTTACGCTCCATTGTCAAGCATTAATACTGCGGCCAATATTCATGAAGGCTGGTCGAATTCGACCAGTGCTCTGTCCAGTGCCACACCGCCTCTTGATCCTCATGGACATGGATCTCCACATAGCTTTGGGCTAAGTCATGGACACGGTTCAGACTCGGAGCATAGTTTTGGCCAAAGCTGCAACCACGATCATGGTCATAGCCATGGCCACGATCATGGTCATAGCCATGGTCATAGCCATAGTCATGGTCATGATCATGGTCATGGTCATAGTCATGGTCATTCATAG
- the LOC119485262 gene encoding uncharacterized protein LOC119485262: MMKFIHAAVVVLSLLSVGQSAPVIDCERLVQPLEFTGREQLLGKWTYIAEATNIPASQLMTKMLVDSARTNITAAADESDIINLQTLKMFGRCFTVTSKMTVGNSTLSMDKPVIGSGVLLTTSCPDCTVSYSNYTIGGRSYQSIQLMSRRDKLTAAELQEFTKQVECVNLPAPAILDPEKGFCPDESPSQETEVIDMTKFMNDYSSEFHSFFDNIMNTKGGLQKLIKMLSSGIAGLKEY, from the exons ATGATGAAGTTTATTCATGCTGCTGTGGTTGTGCTCAGTCTTCTGTCCGTTGGACAGTCAGCTCCTGTGATCGACTGTGAGCGTCTGGTCCAACCTCTGGAGTTCACGGGAAGAGAGCAG CTGCTGGGCAAGTGGACGTACATAGCAGAAGCCACAAACATCCCGGCATCCCAATTGATGACGAAGATGTTAGTGGACAGCGCAAGGACGAatatcactgctgctgctgacgaAAGTGATATCATCAATCTTCAGActctaaaaat GTTTGGCAGGTGCTTCACTGTCACTAGTAAGATGACCGTGGGGAACAGCACTCTCTCTATGG ATAAACCTGTCATTGGTTCTGGGGTCCTACTGACTACCAGCTGCCCTGACTGCACTGTTTCCTACTCAAATTACACCATTGGAGGACGATCATACCAGAGTATCCAGCTCATGA GCCGGAGAGATAAGCTGACTGCTGCTGAGCTGCAAGAGTTTACCAAGCAGGTAGAGTGTGTGAACTTACCAGCACCTGCTATCCTGGACCCAGAAAAAG GTTTTTGCCCGGATGAGTCTCCCTCCCAAGAAACAGAGGTCATTGATATGACCAAATTCATGAATGACTATAGCTCTGAGTTCCACAGCTTCTTTGACAATATTATGAACACTAAAGGTGGATTGCAGAAACTTATCAAAATGCTCTCCAGCGGCATAGCTGGATTAAAAGAATATTAA
- the chic2 gene encoding cysteine-rich hydrophobic domain-containing protein 2: protein MMEDFDEIYEEEEEEEEDEDRAAEEQLLKYAPDPVVVRGSGHVTVFGLSNKFESEFPSALTGKVAPEEFKASINRVNSCLRKTLPVNVRWLLCGCLCCCCTLGFSLWPVICLSKRTRRSIEKLLEWENTRLYHKLCLHWRLSKRKCETNNMMEYVILIEFLPKIPIFRPD from the exons ATGATGGAGGACTTTGATGAGATctacgaagaggaggaggaggaagaggaggacgaggacaggGCCGCGGAGGAGCAGCTCCTCAAGTACGCTCCGGACCCGGTGGTGGTGCGAGGCTCCGGACACGTCACTGT GTTTGGGCTTAGTAACAAATTTGAGTCAGAATTCCCTTCAGCACTTACAGGAAAG GTGGCACCAGAGGAATTCAAAGCCAGTATCAACCGTGTAAACAGCTGCCTGAGGAAGACTCTGCCGGTGAATGTGCGGTGGCTCCTGTGTggctgcctctgctgctgttgCACATTGGGCTTCAGTTTGTGGCCTGTCATTTGCCTCAGCAAGAGG ACAAGAAGATCTATAGAGAAACTTCTGGAGTGGGAGAACACCAGACTGTACCACAAG TTGTGTTTGCATTGGAGACTAAGCAAAAGGaagtgtgaaaccaacaacatgaTGGAATAT GTAATCCTAATAGAGTTCTTACCTAAGATCCCCATCTTCAGACCGGACTAG
- the LOC119485261 gene encoding OCIA domain-containing protein 1-like: MSSNTGFTEERQQRGAQAPVGVEYIPTEEEKRVFRECNQESFWYRSVPFSLISVAITQALVAKGTLAASPRFGSLPKVVFAGFCGYLAGKMSYMKTCQEKFKRLENSPLGEALRQRTGGLPPQMPKGPQSEMSDPDTPSFDTMFQPADDTEQTPNNSRDYEYDYNAEAPLPAGRADDFSAPVEDDEPRRKPILYEDLRLKNRENYEVTLTQKAETLLKTSPEKEPGRPKKDVKKNVYGDAWED, translated from the exons ATGTCCTCTAACACAGGTTTCACAGAGGAGCGGCAGCAAAGAGGAGCTCAG GCTCCAGTGGGAGTGGAGTACATccccacagaggaggagaagagggtgTTCAGAGAGTGCAACCAGGAGAGCTTCTGGTACAGGT CGGTACCCTTCTCTTTGATCAGCGTGGCTATCACTCAAGCCCTAGTTGCTAAAG GGACTCTGGCTGCATCTCCAAGGTTTGGATCTCTACCAAAAGTGGTTT TCGCTGGCTTCTGTGGCTACCTGGCTGGGAAAATGTCGTACATGAAGACGTGCCAGGAGAAGTTCAAGAGGTTGGAGAACTCCCCTCTGGGAGAGGCCCtcagacagaggacaggaggactgCCTCCACAAAT GCCCAAAGGACCTCAGTCAGAGATGAGTGACCCAGACACCCCGTCTTTTGACACCATGTTCCAGCCAGCAGATGACACCGAGCAGACGCCCAACAACAGCAGAGATTATGAATATGACTACAATGCAGAGGCACCTTTACCAGCGGGCAGAGCAGATGACTTCAGCGCTCCAG TGGAAGACGATGAGCCCAGGAGGAAGCCCATCCTCTATGAGGACCTGAGGCTCAAGAACAGAGAGAACTACGAGGTCACGCTCACCCAGAAGGCCGAGACGCTGCTCAAAACATCTCCTGAGAAGGAGCCAGGGAGACCCAAGAAAGACG TGAAGAAGAACGTATATGGAGATGCCTGGGAGGACTGA